One part of the Chroogloeocystis siderophila 5.2 s.c.1 genome encodes these proteins:
- a CDS encoding PfaB family protein: MLTQKQAPKIAITGMNLIAGSCQDLDSFERIVYEGKQNFIELPRSRWQGKAEQLLKENQIENNQVPLGGYLPFKINEQLAINDIEELNPQELLILKVANNALQDAEIKPGEKVAVIIATATQISLQRLYSKQQFTRQLQTILAGKTTANDSALATTNISQTQSEYRSPIENTIATRISALWQFEAPAFTLTAEENSAFKALEVAQNLLVLGEVDAVVVGAVDLAGSSESVLLRNQLAKINTGVPTLSYDENANGWIVGEGAGAVVLKLLDTAITSCDRIYAVIDAISLLPQHTASAYDSAAVTQVCQRAFQIADLYPQDIDYLEVHGSGVEAEDNAEIAGLLAAYQTSTELSCAIGSVKANIGHTYAAAEIMSLIKTALCLYYRYIPATPQWSRPKNPEIWQESPFYVATESKPWFRALEKPRSAAINSISLDGSYAHIILSEDTSKKNLTRFYADSNRYLTQMPFYLFALAAENHTDLIAQLHTLEQTIQDCTSLTTAASQTFATFQKQVNAAYTLALLGRNKDDLLREIQRAFTGVERAFEQNGDWHSPVGSYFTTNPLGKKGAIAYVYPGAYNSYVGISRTLFRLFPQIYDDIVIKSACNRVANIEKRLYPRSLHKLSKRQLESIEQQLLNDPLAMLESEMGYAGLITTIFKDYFHIKPYCSFGYSLGETSMMFSQGVWTDFQECSNSLNASPLFSTRLAGSKDAVREFWGLPLVENPDEFWSTYVLIASVADIQEYIKQENRVYLTQINTPKECVIAGETQACLRLIEKLNCDAFRAPFNHVIHCEAMRSEYSELVRIKTLPVQNIPETLFYSSAKYAPIALNSESIAHHIAQCLCQQVDFPRLVNRVYADGVRVFIEVGAGSNCSRWISENLKGQEHVTVSVNRRGVDDHTSILKALAKLLSHQVSLDLSPLYTRSHSIVSLATQQKSLSLTSLPLNQIELDSVDDSVVVNKNTVIEQAPMQVLQKDNTTISVEAIPTSSETIKVIEQTNPVIPLIAQQTLFPKRNHCLEDNNTYLKLKENNQRTTQIHTQFLQARQKALQQMSRMIQLQMTYSQLATQDINTNPPVSKPVSLSMS; the protein is encoded by the coding sequence ATGTTGACGCAAAAACAAGCTCCCAAAATAGCTATTACTGGGATGAACTTGATTGCAGGTTCGTGCCAAGATTTAGATAGCTTTGAGCGAATTGTTTATGAAGGAAAACAAAATTTTATTGAGTTACCTCGAAGTCGCTGGCAAGGTAAAGCAGAACAGCTTCTTAAGGAAAACCAAATTGAAAATAATCAAGTGCCTTTAGGAGGGTATCTACCATTCAAAATTAATGAGCAACTAGCAATTAACGATATAGAAGAATTGAATCCGCAAGAACTATTAATACTTAAAGTTGCAAATAATGCTTTGCAAGATGCGGAAATTAAGCCTGGTGAAAAAGTTGCCGTTATTATTGCTACGGCAACTCAAATTTCGCTACAGAGACTTTATAGTAAACAGCAGTTTACTCGACAACTACAAACAATTTTGGCGGGGAAAACGACAGCGAATGATTCGGCGTTGGCTACAACAAATATTAGTCAGACACAAAGTGAATATCGTAGTCCTATAGAAAACACGATCGCAACTCGCATTTCTGCGTTGTGGCAATTTGAAGCACCCGCGTTTACACTAACAGCCGAAGAGAATTCAGCATTTAAAGCGCTAGAAGTTGCCCAAAATCTTCTTGTACTCGGCGAAGTCGATGCGGTTGTCGTTGGTGCAGTCGATTTAGCTGGTAGTAGCGAAAGTGTTTTATTACGCAACCAGTTAGCCAAAATTAATACAGGTGTTCCTACTTTAAGTTATGACGAAAATGCTAATGGTTGGATCGTTGGTGAGGGTGCGGGTGCAGTTGTTTTAAAGTTACTCGATACCGCGATCACCTCATGCGATCGCATCTATGCGGTGATTGATGCGATTAGTTTACTGCCACAGCATACAGCTTCCGCGTACGATTCCGCAGCGGTTACGCAAGTTTGTCAACGCGCTTTTCAAATTGCCGATCTTTACCCCCAAGATATCGACTATCTCGAAGTGCATGGTAGTGGAGTAGAAGCAGAAGATAACGCAGAAATAGCAGGTTTACTCGCCGCGTATCAAACATCGACTGAACTCAGTTGTGCCATTGGTAGTGTCAAAGCCAATATCGGACACACCTATGCAGCAGCTGAAATCATGAGTTTGATTAAAACTGCGCTATGCCTGTATTACCGCTATATTCCTGCAACACCGCAGTGGAGTCGTCCCAAAAACCCCGAAATTTGGCAAGAAAGTCCTTTTTACGTCGCGACAGAATCGAAACCTTGGTTTCGCGCGTTAGAGAAGCCAAGAAGCGCTGCAATTAATAGTATTTCCTTAGATGGCAGCTACGCTCATATCATTTTATCTGAAGACACAAGCAAAAAGAACTTGACGCGATTTTATGCAGATAGCAATCGGTATTTGACTCAAATGCCATTTTATCTATTTGCGCTCGCGGCTGAGAATCATACTGATTTAATTGCGCAACTGCATACACTAGAGCAAACTATTCAAGATTGTACTTCTTTAACCACAGCGGCAAGTCAAACGTTTGCTACTTTCCAAAAGCAAGTGAATGCAGCTTATACACTAGCACTTCTCGGACGCAACAAAGACGACTTATTACGAGAAATTCAACGCGCCTTTACAGGTGTAGAACGTGCATTTGAGCAAAACGGCGATTGGCACTCACCTGTAGGCAGTTATTTTACGACAAATCCCTTAGGGAAAAAAGGCGCGATCGCCTATGTTTATCCTGGGGCGTATAACTCTTATGTTGGTATTAGCAGAACTCTGTTTCGCTTATTTCCTCAAATTTACGACGATATTGTCATTAAAAGTGCTTGCAACCGCGTTGCCAATATTGAAAAGCGTCTCTATCCGCGCAGCTTGCACAAATTATCAAAACGCCAATTAGAAAGTATTGAACAGCAATTGCTCAACGATCCTCTGGCAATGCTAGAGTCAGAAATGGGCTACGCTGGACTTATCACAACTATTTTCAAAGATTACTTTCACATCAAGCCATATTGCAGCTTCGGTTACAGTCTAGGCGAAACCAGCATGATGTTTTCACAAGGCGTCTGGACGGATTTTCAAGAATGTAGCAATTCATTAAATGCATCACCATTATTTAGTACTCGGCTTGCTGGTTCTAAAGATGCTGTCCGCGAATTTTGGGGTTTACCGCTAGTAGAAAATCCTGATGAATTTTGGAGTACCTATGTTTTAATCGCTTCAGTTGCTGATATTCAAGAATACATTAAGCAAGAAAATCGCGTTTATTTAACTCAAATTAATACTCCCAAAGAATGTGTTATTGCAGGAGAAACCCAAGCCTGTTTGCGATTAATTGAAAAATTGAATTGCGACGCCTTCCGTGCCCCATTTAATCATGTGATTCACTGCGAAGCAATGCGATCCGAGTATTCGGAACTTGTTCGTATCAAGACTCTACCTGTTCAAAATATTCCAGAAACTCTCTTTTATTCATCCGCAAAATACGCACCGATCGCACTCAATAGTGAATCTATCGCGCATCATATCGCCCAATGTCTTTGCCAACAAGTTGATTTTCCGCGTTTAGTGAATCGTGTTTATGCTGATGGCGTACGTGTCTTTATTGAAGTCGGTGCGGGAAGTAATTGTTCGCGGTGGATTAGCGAAAATCTCAAAGGTCAAGAACACGTGACAGTGTCTGTAAATCGCCGAGGTGTAGATGATCATACATCTATTCTCAAAGCCTTAGCAAAGCTTCTGAGCCATCAAGTTTCTCTCGATTTATCCCCTCTATACACGCGATCACACTCAATAGTTTCTTTAGCAACGCAACAAAAATCCTTAAGTTTAACAAGTTTACCTTTAAATCAAATTGAATTAGATAGTGTAGATGATTCCGTTGTCGTTAATAAAAATACCGTCATTGAGCAAGCACCTATGCAAGTTTTACAAAAAGATAACACGACAATTTCAGTAGAAGCTATTCCCACATCATCCGAAACTATCAAGGTTATCGAACAGACAAATCCAGTTATACCGTTGATAGCACAGCAGACACTCTTTCCTAAACGCAATCATTGCCTTGAAGATAACAATACCTATTTGAAATTAAAAGAAAACAATCAACGCACAACTCAAATCCATACACAATTTCTCCAAGCACGCCAAAAAGCTTTACAACAAATGAGTAGAATGATTCAGCTACAGATGACCTACTCGCAATTAGCAACTCAAGATATCAATACAAATCCTCCAGTCAGTAAACCAGTTAGTTTATCTATGTCTTGA
- a CDS encoding PfaD family polyunsaturated fatty acid/polyketide biosynthesis protein — MVNTINKSDRLKFTGASTQAWYGSLDTVAFDEAGIKAKLLNLAQPCYIVRSNNQIGATNEGYTYTANNGKSGQAELLTATPPLSTSQLGDAGFLDFHQVKYAYATGAMAHGIASEELVIALGKAKILSCFGAGGLAPSRVESAINQIQQALPEGPYAFNLLHSPSEPVIERRAVDLYLKYGVTTVEASAFLDLTSNVVYYRAAGLSLDSHQQILTKNKLIAKLSRREIAIKFLQPAPTKILKELVAQNLITELQATLAEKIPVADDITVEADSGGHTDNRPLVCLLPSILELRDEVQKKYGYQQPVRVGVAGGISTPQSALAAFMMGAAYVVTGSVNQSCVEAGTSPHTKELLAQAEMPDVMMAPAADMFEMGVKLQVLKRGTLFPVRAQKLYELYKNYDSIDEIPAVEREKLEKQIFRRSLNDVWEDTVAYVSTRNPDKIHKAANNPKLKMALIFRWYLGLSSRWSNSGEKGREIDYQIWCGPAMGSFNDWARGSYLSEPSNRKVVDIADQIMTGAAYLYRIQNLKMQGCQLSIAFSQYRPSQF, encoded by the coding sequence GTGGTTAATACAATTAATAAAAGCGATCGCCTCAAATTCACAGGTGCATCAACTCAAGCTTGGTACGGTTCGCTAGATACCGTTGCCTTTGATGAAGCAGGAATCAAAGCGAAACTACTCAATTTAGCTCAACCTTGTTACATTGTGCGCTCAAATAACCAAATTGGCGCTACGAATGAAGGTTACACTTACACAGCCAATAATGGCAAAAGTGGACAAGCCGAACTCTTAACCGCTACTCCCCCTTTATCTACGTCACAACTAGGTGATGCGGGTTTTCTCGATTTTCATCAGGTGAAATACGCCTACGCCACAGGTGCAATGGCGCACGGAATTGCATCAGAAGAACTCGTCATCGCTTTAGGAAAAGCAAAAATACTGAGTTGCTTTGGTGCAGGCGGTTTAGCGCCTTCTCGTGTAGAGTCTGCAATCAACCAGATTCAGCAAGCACTACCCGAAGGACCATACGCTTTTAATTTACTGCATAGTCCTAGCGAACCTGTGATCGAACGACGTGCAGTCGATTTGTATCTCAAATACGGCGTGACAACCGTAGAAGCTTCAGCATTTCTCGATTTAACTTCTAACGTTGTTTACTATCGTGCCGCTGGATTAAGCCTTGATTCTCATCAACAAATTCTTACCAAAAATAAACTTATTGCTAAACTCTCGCGTCGAGAAATAGCGATTAAATTTCTTCAACCCGCCCCGACAAAAATTCTTAAAGAATTAGTCGCTCAAAATCTAATTACAGAATTACAAGCAACTTTAGCCGAAAAAATTCCTGTCGCTGATGATATTACAGTAGAGGCAGATTCGGGCGGTCATACTGATAATCGACCATTAGTTTGTTTACTGCCTTCAATTTTAGAATTACGCGACGAAGTTCAAAAAAAATATGGTTATCAACAACCTGTACGAGTCGGTGTTGCAGGAGGAATTTCGACACCACAATCTGCACTTGCTGCTTTCATGATGGGTGCTGCTTATGTTGTCACAGGTTCAGTAAATCAATCGTGCGTAGAAGCAGGAACTTCGCCTCACACAAAAGAGTTACTCGCGCAAGCAGAAATGCCAGATGTGATGATGGCTCCCGCCGCAGATATGTTTGAAATGGGTGTAAAATTACAAGTTTTAAAACGAGGAACGCTATTTCCTGTACGCGCCCAAAAGTTGTATGAATTGTACAAAAATTACGACTCAATTGATGAGATTCCAGCAGTAGAAAGAGAGAAACTCGAAAAACAAATCTTCCGTAGAAGTTTAAATGACGTTTGGGAAGATACCGTCGCTTATGTATCGACAAGAAACCCAGACAAAATTCATAAAGCGGCAAATAATCCTAAATTAAAAATGGCGTTGATTTTTCGCTGGTATTTAGGTTTATCTTCGCGTTGGTCTAATTCTGGTGAAAAAGGAAGAGAAATTGATTATCAAATTTGGTGTGGGCCTGCAATGGGAAGTTTCAATGATTGGGCTAGAGGTTCTTATTTGAGCGAACCAAGTAACCGTAAAGTTGTTGATATTGCTGACCAAATTATGACCGGAGCAGCCTATTTATACCGAATTCAAAATTTGAAGATGCAAGGTTGTCAGTTATCAATAGCTTTTAGCCAATATCGTCCATCACAATTTTAG
- a CDS encoding thioester reductase domain-containing protein codes for MVLSDSHTLQKTYTTTDIQTWLIAQVCEQVGIEPEEIDVQESLESYGLNSAQAMTIVSKAEQFLGFPLSPVWLWHYPTIATLSQRLAEEFTLESQAKQGSFAVDTIPKLDLSTEVVLDATISPVSAFLDAVDEPKSVFLTGGTGFLGAFLIQELLQKTAADVYCLVRAAHPEEGKKRLQQNLERYNLWQDELSDRIIPVLGDLSQPLLGLSSAQFQMLAGNIDAIYHSAALLNYVYPYSALKAANVLGTQEILRLACQFKVKPVHYVSSVAIFESANYAGKVIKEQDEFDHWEGIYLGYSQTKWVAEKLVKIARDRGLPVTIYRPPLIAGHSKTGVSNVDDFICLMLKGCVQLGSFPDIDYMLDMSPVDYVSQAIVYLSQQKESIGKAFHLQHPRPIHIREFFEWVKSLNHSIQPMPYEQWQAEVLNSVCSVDNPLYTLRPFLLEKWSDEQLTIPELYMQVRRPQISCEQTLKALAHSDISCPSIDAQLFGKYLSNLIDSGFLQVA; via the coding sequence ATGGTGTTATCTGATTCTCATACTCTACAAAAAACATATACAACAACAGATATTCAAACTTGGTTAATTGCTCAAGTTTGCGAACAAGTAGGAATTGAACCTGAAGAAATTGATGTTCAAGAATCATTAGAAAGCTATGGATTGAATTCAGCCCAAGCAATGACAATCGTCAGCAAAGCTGAACAATTTTTAGGCTTTCCGTTATCTCCCGTTTGGCTATGGCATTATCCAACAATTGCAACCTTATCACAACGCTTAGCCGAAGAATTTACACTAGAAAGTCAAGCAAAGCAAGGATCATTCGCGGTTGATACAATACCTAAGTTAGATTTAAGTACGGAAGTCGTTTTAGATGCAACTATTTCTCCTGTGAGTGCTTTTTTAGATGCAGTTGATGAACCTAAAAGTGTTTTTTTAACGGGCGGAACTGGATTTCTCGGAGCTTTTTTGATTCAAGAATTATTGCAAAAAACCGCAGCAGATGTTTACTGTTTAGTTCGTGCTGCTCATCCAGAGGAAGGCAAAAAAAGGCTTCAACAGAATTTAGAAAGATACAATTTGTGGCAAGATGAGTTAAGCGATCGCATCATTCCCGTTTTAGGCGATTTATCGCAACCATTACTAGGATTGTCTTCTGCCCAATTTCAAATGCTGGCTGGAAACATTGATGCTATCTATCATAGCGCAGCTTTGCTCAATTACGTTTACCCCTATTCTGCACTCAAAGCCGCAAACGTTTTAGGAACACAAGAAATTTTACGCTTGGCGTGTCAATTTAAAGTCAAGCCCGTTCATTATGTTTCTAGTGTTGCAATTTTTGAGTCAGCCAATTATGCAGGTAAAGTTATCAAAGAACAAGACGAGTTTGACCATTGGGAGGGAATTTACCTTGGTTACTCGCAAACCAAATGGGTTGCAGAAAAGCTAGTTAAAATTGCACGCGATCGCGGACTTCCTGTGACAATTTATCGACCGCCACTCATTGCTGGACACAGCAAAACAGGTGTCTCCAATGTTGATGACTTTATCTGTTTGATGCTGAAAGGCTGCGTACAATTAGGCAGTTTTCCTGATATTGATTATATGTTGGATATGTCGCCTGTAGACTATGTAAGCCAAGCAATTGTTTACTTATCGCAGCAAAAAGAATCTATCGGGAAAGCTTTTCATCTACAGCATCCGCGACCAATTCACATTCGTGAGTTTTTTGAATGGGTTAAATCTTTAAATCATTCTATTCAACCTATGCCCTACGAACAATGGCAAGCAGAAGTATTGAATAGCGTATGCTCTGTAGACAATCCTTTATACACATTACGACCTTTCTTACTCGAAAAATGGTCTGATGAGCAGCTAACTATTCCAGAATTATATATGCAAGTAAGAAGACCACAAATAAGTTGTGAACAAACTTTAAAAGCACTTGCTCATTCTGATATTTCTTGTCCTTCAATTGATGCACAGCTATTCGGTAAGTATTTATCCAACTTAATCGATAGTGGCTTTCTACAAGTTGCTTAG
- a CDS encoding acyl carrier protein: MNQSQPNLIKNTYTAAEIHNWLIVQISEQLGIESDEINIREPLDSYGLDSAQAMLIARKAEKLLGCQISPVLIWHYPTIEGLSQRLAEESEDLEFFEI; the protein is encoded by the coding sequence ATGAACCAATCGCAACCAAATTTAATCAAAAACACATATACCGCAGCAGAAATTCATAATTGGTTAATTGTCCAAATTTCAGAGCAATTGGGTATTGAATCTGATGAAATCAATATTCGAGAACCTTTAGACAGCTACGGCTTAGATTCTGCACAAGCCATGCTCATAGCTAGAAAAGCAGAAAAACTTTTAGGATGTCAAATCTCGCCTGTTTTGATATGGCATTATCCAACCATTGAAGGGCTATCTCAACGCTTAGCTGAAGAATCAGAAGACTTAGAATTTTTTGAGATTTAA
- a CDS encoding glycosyltransferase family 2 protein — protein sequence MAIQIFFTVAMKSSLRSPSPKPVPDNQLPKVAVILCLRGADPSLSNCLRSLLQQNYPNYDIKAVIDSQVDPAWDIINDTLQQQPAPNIQVSLLQTVRETCSLKCSALVQAVLELKDKYEVIALVDADTLPHPNWLRQLVSPLADRRVGVVTGNRWYVPMGRWGTVCRYLWNVAAVTQMYFYRIPWGGTLALKTELFAQTQLLEKWKNALCEDTMLHQVLQETGMRVQFLPALIMVNPEECDLPSFYRWVKRQLLCSRLYHPAWRAIVGYSLVTTLTPAFTVILIYAALFTNQWHLAAWLGGGLTIYTLVLVLLIGILERDVRQVVQARGEIIAPFSMSAIARIVIGIPLTQLVYATAILAAIFMQRVEWRGITYHIKGPWNIKLVKYSPYHHLDQPADTNASL from the coding sequence ATGGCTATTCAAATCTTTTTCACAGTGGCAATGAAGTCATCGCTGCGATCGCCAAGCCCTAAACCAGTTCCAGATAACCAATTACCCAAAGTAGCAGTCATTTTATGTTTGCGTGGTGCTGATCCATCTCTATCAAACTGCTTGCGATCGCTCTTACAACAAAACTACCCTAACTATGACATCAAAGCTGTCATTGATAGTCAAGTAGATCCAGCTTGGGACATTATTAACGATACACTTCAGCAGCAACCTGCCCCAAATATTCAAGTCAGTTTATTGCAAACTGTGCGCGAAACTTGTAGCCTCAAGTGCAGTGCTTTAGTGCAAGCTGTTTTAGAACTCAAAGATAAATATGAAGTAATCGCTTTAGTCGATGCAGATACACTTCCCCACCCCAATTGGTTGCGTCAATTAGTTAGCCCTCTTGCAGATCGTCGTGTTGGAGTCGTCACCGGAAACCGCTGGTATGTACCTATGGGGCGTTGGGGTACAGTCTGTCGGTATCTATGGAATGTAGCTGCTGTTACCCAAATGTATTTCTACCGCATTCCTTGGGGTGGAACTTTAGCCTTGAAAACCGAACTTTTTGCACAAACACAGTTACTTGAAAAGTGGAAGAATGCGTTGTGTGAAGATACAATGCTGCATCAAGTTTTGCAAGAAACAGGGATGCGCGTTCAGTTTCTTCCTGCGTTGATTATGGTAAATCCAGAAGAGTGCGACTTACCTAGCTTTTATCGTTGGGTAAAACGTCAGTTACTTTGTTCTCGACTGTATCATCCAGCTTGGCGGGCGATCGTAGGTTACAGTCTTGTCACAACTTTAACTCCTGCTTTCACGGTGATTTTGATCTACGCGGCACTATTCACAAACCAATGGCATTTAGCTGCTTGGCTAGGAGGCGGATTAACGATTTACACGCTGGTGCTTGTTTTATTGATAGGAATTTTAGAACGAGACGTACGTCAAGTCGTTCAAGCGCGTGGTGAGATAATTGCACCGTTTTCGATGAGTGCGATCGCTCGGATCGTCATCGGTATTCCTTTAACCCAGTTGGTTTATGCTACCGCAATACTAGCAGCCATTTTCATGCAGCGTGTTGAATGGCGTGGTATCACTTATCATATCAAAGGTCCTTGGAATATTAAGTTAGTTAAATACTCTCCTTATCACCATCTCGACCAGCCTGCTGATACCAATGCTTCTTTATAA
- a CDS encoding zinc-dependent alcohol dehydrogenase, translated as MLAALLYGQEDLRLEQVAEPTPAAGEVVLQVAVATTCGTDLKVWRRGNHAKMLQLPTLFGHEASGQIVAVGEGIKNWQVGDRVVANNSAPCMKCFFCQHQEYSLCPHLTWNNGTFAEYLKIPAPIVQHNMLHIPNKLPYELAAMTEPLACVLHGISRSNVQQGDNIVVLGDGAIGLMFVAVLAQQGCCVLLFGGNPQRLEIGQKLGTAKTFNYKEVRDTPSVVKEHTAGWGADVVIEATGVPTVWESAIACARPGGTVNLFGGCPRDTTIKVNTEQLHYSELTLKGVFHNTPKYVRAALALLASRVIPFELLISEQRPLSDLKQVFQDMKARQVIKVAIAPS; from the coding sequence ATGCTTGCAGCTTTGCTTTATGGGCAAGAAGATTTACGTCTAGAACAAGTTGCTGAACCGACGCCAGCAGCAGGCGAAGTTGTGCTTCAGGTAGCAGTCGCAACAACCTGCGGTACTGATTTAAAAGTTTGGCGTCGCGGAAACCATGCTAAAATGCTGCAACTGCCAACCTTGTTTGGACATGAAGCATCTGGACAGATTGTGGCAGTGGGAGAAGGTATTAAAAATTGGCAAGTGGGCGATCGCGTCGTTGCGAATAATTCGGCTCCTTGCATGAAATGCTTCTTTTGTCAACATCAAGAATACTCGCTTTGCCCGCATTTAACGTGGAACAACGGAACGTTTGCGGAGTATCTGAAAATTCCAGCACCAATTGTGCAGCATAATATGTTGCATATTCCTAACAAATTGCCGTACGAATTAGCTGCAATGACTGAACCGCTAGCCTGCGTGTTGCATGGTATATCCCGCTCTAACGTTCAGCAAGGTGATAATATTGTAGTTCTCGGTGATGGTGCGATTGGCTTGATGTTTGTCGCGGTGTTAGCCCAGCAAGGATGTTGCGTTTTATTGTTTGGCGGAAATCCACAGCGGTTAGAAATTGGGCAAAAGTTGGGTACAGCCAAGACTTTCAATTACAAAGAAGTTCGAGATACGCCCTCAGTTGTGAAAGAACATACCGCTGGCTGGGGTGCAGATGTGGTGATTGAAGCAACAGGAGTCCCCACAGTTTGGGAAAGTGCGATCGCGTGTGCGCGCCCTGGTGGAACCGTAAATTTGTTTGGTGGTTGTCCGAGAGATACGACGATTAAAGTTAATACTGAACAGCTACATTACAGCGAACTGACACTGAAAGGTGTGTTTCACAATACTCCGAAGTACGTTCGTGCTGCTTTAGCATTGCTAGCAAGTCGAGTCATTCCATTTGAGTTACTGATTAGCGAACAACGTCCTTTATCTGATTTAAAGCAAGTTTTTCAGGATATGAAAGCGCGTCAGGTGATTAAAGTTGCAATTGCGCCATCGTAG